In Paenibacillus sp. 1781tsa1, one DNA window encodes the following:
- a CDS encoding sensor histidine kinase, with protein MITTTVRFFIKNLLTFLLPMLIPLLVLGALSAFLIQQYVVHGINNNNMNMLKQTKENIELLFNEQNSLNLHIIASTTQFMNLKGMLNKPLPSAEDYQQLAVLKNFIDSPSIASPYIDSIYIFLNNDNQRYISSVTGGFIELGEDPDHLWYDSYLKHEHHEAIWTESRAVPRYNLNEEIEYADVITMYRNFKVSDDTRGVIVLNIKREYIERRLNDLSTAKGQLLAVVDQQGFVIFRNNARYELSPEELEQVISSKSNFITTQTPNDEALINMIYSKTYDWVFISVTPKQTLYTALNRLLRIGAVLMIMALLAALLLAFHLTKKNYLDLKIIMSILGAAEQGKPLPLHRTKGNSVHSQIIRSLLQNFIEHNYMRVQLSESQYKTQAAQFAALQSQLNPHFLYNTLETIHWKAAGYTEGPNELTSIVEHLSDILRYSLDGQNGLVPLNVEIANTKSYTAIQKTRYGERFYIWWEYDAELEKYHVPKLIFQPLIENSLQHGLSRSDQKLAVKIKIQRCGNSLRLAIIDNGNGISEERMVELRTRLFSDSTDANHIGLINTQRRIQLAYGHKSELRIKSKPGWGTLIDMTLPIS; from the coding sequence ATGATCACGACCACCGTCCGCTTTTTCATCAAGAACCTGTTGACCTTCCTTTTGCCCATGCTGATCCCTCTCCTCGTTCTCGGTGCTCTGTCCGCCTTCCTGATCCAGCAGTACGTCGTTCACGGAATTAACAACAACAACATGAACATGCTTAAGCAGACCAAGGAGAACATTGAACTTCTGTTCAATGAACAGAACTCCCTGAACCTGCATATCATCGCCAGCACGACCCAGTTCATGAACCTCAAGGGTATGCTGAACAAGCCCCTGCCATCGGCAGAGGATTACCAACAACTGGCGGTCTTAAAAAATTTTATCGATTCACCCTCCATTGCCAGCCCCTATATTGATTCCATCTATATTTTTCTAAATAACGACAACCAGCGCTACATTTCCTCCGTTACCGGAGGCTTCATCGAGCTTGGAGAGGATCCAGACCACTTATGGTACGACAGCTATCTAAAGCATGAACATCACGAAGCAATTTGGACGGAAAGTCGGGCGGTTCCGCGCTATAATCTGAACGAAGAGATTGAATATGCAGATGTCATTACCATGTACCGCAATTTCAAGGTGTCAGATGACACTCGCGGTGTTATCGTCCTTAATATCAAACGGGAGTATATTGAACGCAGATTGAACGATCTCTCTACAGCAAAAGGGCAGCTGCTCGCCGTTGTCGATCAACAGGGCTTTGTTATATTCCGCAATAACGCCCGGTACGAGCTAAGTCCCGAGGAATTGGAACAGGTCATTTCAAGTAAAAGCAACTTTATTACGACACAAACTCCGAATGACGAGGCCTTGATCAATATGATTTACTCCAAGACCTATGACTGGGTATTCATCTCCGTCACTCCAAAGCAAACTCTGTACACCGCGCTTAATCGCCTGCTTCGCATTGGGGCTGTGCTGATGATCATGGCGTTGCTCGCAGCGCTTCTGCTAGCCTTTCATTTGACGAAGAAGAATTATTTGGACCTTAAGATCATCATGTCCATTCTCGGCGCAGCAGAACAAGGCAAGCCACTCCCTCTACACCGCACAAAGGGTAACAGCGTTCACAGCCAAATCATCCGCAGCTTGCTTCAAAATTTTATCGAGCACAACTATATGCGCGTTCAACTTTCAGAGAGCCAGTATAAAACGCAAGCCGCCCAGTTCGCCGCCCTACAATCGCAGCTCAACCCTCATTTTCTCTATAATACGCTGGAGACGATACATTGGAAGGCAGCAGGTTATACAGAAGGGCCGAATGAGCTAACGAGCATCGTGGAGCATTTGTCCGATATTCTGCGGTACTCCCTGGACGGGCAAAATGGACTTGTGCCGCTTAACGTGGAGATCGCCAATACGAAGAGCTACACAGCGATACAGAAAACAAGATATGGGGAGCGATTTTACATTTGGTGGGAGTATGACGCGGAGCTAGAGAAGTACCATGTGCCCAAGCTGATCTTCCAGCCACTGATCGAGAACAGCCTACAGCATGGATTGAGTCGTTCGGATCAGAAGCTGGCAGTCAAGATCAAGATTCAGCGTTGTGGCAATTCCCTCCGCTTGGCCATCATTGACAACGGCAACGGTATATCGGAGGAGCGAATGGTCGAGCTTCGCACGAGGTTGTTTAGTGATTCGACGGATGCAAACCACATCGGCCTTATTAATACACAGAGAAGAATTCAGCTTGCTTACGGTCATAAAAGTGAGCTTCGCATCAAGAGCAAGCCCGGCTGGGGAACGCTAATTGACATGACGCTTCCAATCAGTTAG
- a CDS encoding DUF5704 domain-containing protein yields the protein MEEEKEIDVTPDSTLTIGQTQQMEALVKTKGYGAVAFGEGIDVSRREAEIKWFSSDETIASVELKTGMLTAESPGTVTVRAIWNNGTYLISDTATITVTSETGLVVNLPNACKANTTPLQAEAVLTKPDRTVHKLTAHPKLTWQSSNPTIATIGADGKITTKGIVGSTTIKAHFLDSAQQLDEQGTQVLEVKDCTNNGEGGNDGDPGGDPVNACSVTISPPSRGTVIEASVMDPSVRGVLKADDRGSEKFDVTRGIPTSEDLYANVLTKEYLFQHRWVNMTGTVTYTVPVKRVYHKTWTIPGRASSGEGDPGTPPEPREIDVPGDKSMQVTRTYSYWQIDNLEVYKLNEAKVSNYALGGYGDTVTLMPNAYTPPTLQSAMDTTVTNHVKPAPCQEIDLGIRGVPGGSAEPPTPDETSLFQSEAEAKVRENTVNNDKVTFNRATIMDPAPLEKTAPRPGTIPQPGMIGDDVLYQNRLTIKNTLMNKANQSTTGEITYGLLPGNVNGGQDQKFPIQGINSVTVHTPVVNYAWVSDDQPHNQKTTPDPTRAALILERPFIVRIPTSGQHLDVASYPGYGNRDYAKYFRIKQVRFPFDVYNAARSQFIPALTWVDIPVNQLDTPFYLPVWVDEGHYQIEFRNIAENAPVNLTEQQDANTNLTHHVAADTVAVEVIGRLYDFHITDISDYNWENVFRKRMGSPEPTGVSYWTGGNSIDRDPRGNLAPYVLPIRPGSHPVQGFRNAAVKTGYHFKFDLKTKGNMFGKQDGIRVTPTFSFVSKDGTTRQEVDLYYHRGQERLIRIGSAQDLEKRFVVLNSRLRNVPGTELGDTARYQYTYELTEEERNQSTVAEHMVRFVDQTSHHKTWVGRYDWMILPSQIRTLIGPKTDIPSSVNVDRANAAIQRWYGEYSLPADVYAVPKGTDLESLARQNRLDDKAKVFLREGYIAVNFNIETLRSGNTNAPHLQYIHAPLMNQWQMEGFDYSSIDSQGRSWPMQDGDVVLYHADQSSRNDFQSQVPH from the coding sequence TTGGAAGAAGAAAAAGAAATCGATGTAACCCCAGATTCAACCCTCACAATAGGGCAAACCCAGCAGATGGAAGCCTTGGTGAAGACGAAGGGCTATGGTGCGGTAGCTTTTGGTGAGGGCATCGACGTATCCCGAAGAGAAGCAGAGATCAAATGGTTTTCTTCTGACGAGACAATTGCGAGTGTCGAGTTGAAAACAGGCATGTTAACGGCCGAAAGTCCAGGCACGGTTACTGTGCGTGCGATCTGGAACAATGGTACATACCTGATCTCCGATACTGCGACCATAACAGTCACGTCTGAGACAGGACTCGTTGTGAATCTGCCGAATGCTTGTAAAGCCAATACGACACCTCTACAGGCAGAAGCAGTTCTAACCAAACCGGATCGCACTGTTCATAAACTGACAGCTCATCCCAAATTGACGTGGCAGAGCTCGAATCCAACAATAGCCACGATCGGTGCTGATGGCAAAATTACGACAAAAGGGATCGTGGGCAGCACTACGATAAAAGCCCATTTTCTTGATTCTGCCCAGCAACTGGATGAACAAGGGACTCAGGTGCTTGAGGTGAAGGACTGCACGAATAATGGAGAAGGTGGTAATGATGGCGATCCGGGGGGCGATCCTGTGAACGCTTGCTCTGTGACCATCAGCCCACCTAGTAGAGGCACGGTTATTGAAGCATCGGTTATGGACCCGTCTGTTCGGGGTGTGTTGAAAGCAGACGATCGGGGATCTGAGAAGTTCGATGTTACCCGTGGTATTCCGACTTCGGAAGATCTCTATGCCAATGTCTTGACCAAGGAATATCTGTTTCAGCACCGTTGGGTTAACATGACAGGAACGGTGACTTACACGGTTCCTGTGAAAAGGGTTTATCATAAAACCTGGACGATTCCGGGAAGAGCGTCTAGTGGTGAGGGGGATCCAGGAACACCTCCTGAGCCCAGAGAAATTGATGTGCCTGGGGATAAGTCTATGCAAGTAACAAGGACATATAGCTATTGGCAGATCGATAACCTGGAGGTATACAAGTTAAATGAGGCCAAAGTATCTAACTATGCACTAGGCGGTTATGGTGACACCGTGACCCTGATGCCCAATGCATATACACCGCCGACTTTGCAATCGGCTATGGATACTACGGTTACCAATCATGTGAAACCTGCGCCATGTCAAGAAATTGATCTTGGCATCAGAGGGGTTCCGGGTGGTTCGGCTGAACCGCCTACGCCGGATGAAACGTCATTGTTTCAATCTGAAGCTGAAGCGAAGGTTAGAGAGAACACTGTTAATAACGACAAGGTGACCTTTAATAGAGCGACAATTATGGATCCTGCCCCATTGGAGAAAACCGCTCCAAGACCTGGGACGATCCCGCAACCTGGCATGATTGGAGATGATGTTCTGTACCAGAACCGTCTGACGATCAAGAACACATTGATGAACAAAGCTAACCAGTCGACCACGGGTGAGATTACGTATGGACTGCTCCCTGGCAATGTTAACGGAGGGCAGGATCAGAAGTTCCCCATCCAAGGTATCAACTCGGTGACAGTACATACTCCAGTTGTGAACTATGCTTGGGTGTCAGATGATCAGCCGCATAATCAGAAGACTACACCCGATCCGACCAGAGCTGCACTTATTCTAGAGCGTCCATTCATTGTGCGTATACCGACCTCAGGACAACATTTGGATGTGGCGAGTTACCCTGGTTATGGAAACCGTGATTATGCGAAATATTTCCGGATCAAACAGGTTCGTTTTCCATTCGATGTGTATAACGCTGCCAGAAGCCAGTTCATCCCGGCTCTGACATGGGTAGATATTCCGGTAAATCAGTTGGACACCCCTTTTTATCTTCCTGTATGGGTAGATGAAGGACATTATCAGATTGAGTTTCGTAATATTGCCGAGAATGCACCTGTAAACTTGACAGAACAACAGGATGCCAACACAAATCTGACCCATCATGTCGCAGCAGATACCGTTGCTGTAGAGGTTATCGGACGGTTGTATGATTTTCACATCACGGATATTTCAGACTACAACTGGGAAAATGTGTTCCGCAAGCGGATGGGCAGCCCCGAACCAACGGGTGTGAGCTACTGGACCGGTGGAAACAGTATCGACAGAGATCCCCGAGGTAATTTGGCTCCCTATGTCCTGCCTATTCGTCCCGGCAGTCATCCGGTACAGGGTTTCCGAAATGCAGCGGTGAAGACGGGTTACCATTTCAAGTTTGATCTGAAGACCAAAGGTAATATGTTTGGGAAACAGGACGGTATCCGAGTCACGCCAACGTTCTCTTTTGTGAGTAAAGATGGCACCACCCGACAAGAAGTAGATCTATACTACCATCGGGGACAGGAACGACTCATTCGTATTGGATCAGCACAAGATTTAGAAAAACGTTTTGTTGTCCTGAACTCACGGTTGCGGAATGTACCTGGTACAGAGTTAGGTGATACAGCTCGCTACCAGTATACTTATGAACTGACGGAAGAGGAACGCAATCAGAGTACAGTGGCTGAGCATATGGTTCGTTTCGTGGATCAGACCTCTCATCATAAAACGTGGGTAGGTCGTTATGACTGGATGATTCTTCCTTCACAGATCCGCACACTCATTGGCCCAAAAACAGATATTCCCTCCAGTGTTAATGTGGATCGGGCGAATGCAGCGATTCAGCGTTGGTATGGGGAATATAGCTTGCCAGCGGATGTATATGCAGTGCCCAAAGGAACCGATCTCGAATCACTTGCCAGACAAAACCGTTTGGATGACAAGGCAAAGGTATTTCTGAGGGAAGGTTACATTGCAGTCAACTTCAATATCGAAACTTTGCGCAGTGGCAATACGAATGCACCCCATCTGCAATATATTCATGCACCGTTGATGAATCAATGGCAAATGGAAGGTTTTGATTACAGTTCGATAGATAGTCAGGGGAGAAGCTGGCCGATGCAAGATGGGGACGTGGTCTTGTACCACGCCGATCAATCCAGTCGGAATGATTTCCAATCCCAGGTACCACATTAG
- the pulA gene encoding type I pullulanase codes for MIEEGKQELLILEDTYKGRDLGVTLEAQVCRFKVWSPLAVQMELLLYPPLTGGTPEDEPNQRKQQALPMQKKEEGIWVLELEGDLSGYRYMYMPTFEDGHSTQAVDPYARAVTMNGEMGVIVRMEQTHPNGWSEDIRPELTSPVDAVLYELHVRDFSIHPSSGITNKGKYLAFTETGLLDSRGNTLGIDHLVELGITHLHLLPVFDFATVDESRVDGDTTDASNYNWGYDPLHYNVPEGSYASRADDPETRIREFKSMVLALHNKGIGVIMDVVYNHTFDTAGSSFEKLVPGYYYRQNADGTYSNGSGTGNEVATERAMVRKFIIDSVRYWAEEYHVDGFRFDLMGLIDTTTMKQLAAELHTEVSPSILLYGEPWGALDSPLGDDMTLKGTQRGAGFAVFNDNFRGVIKGDSDGMGTGFATGADGKEDELWTGVRGAVQDFTDGPSETINYVTVHDNLNLWDKVARTQGLHDTLNFLTYDDDGRIRGCESVEEAVGKAKPYLQIDPEHILGNETVRRCLLANSIVLTSQGVPLIAAGDELLRSKYGDANSHQSGDAVNAIHWEQKQLFKPVFDYYRGLILLRREHPVFRFRTREEIEKHVRLIEKGNGLLAYELNGTAAKDSWDRIVVIYNAAKENRDILIPTGTWNVIVEKGQAGVDTICTVQDGQVHVSALSITVMYSNS; via the coding sequence ATGATTGAAGAGGGTAAGCAGGAACTATTGATTTTAGAAGATACATACAAAGGAAGAGATTTAGGTGTCACATTAGAAGCACAAGTCTGTCGCTTCAAAGTCTGGTCACCGTTAGCCGTTCAGATGGAACTACTTCTGTATCCACCTTTGACAGGGGGGACCCCGGAGGATGAGCCCAATCAACGGAAACAGCAGGCGTTACCTATGCAAAAGAAAGAAGAAGGCATCTGGGTCCTGGAACTGGAGGGCGATTTAAGCGGCTACCGTTACATGTACATGCCTACTTTCGAAGATGGACATTCAACCCAGGCAGTAGATCCCTACGCACGAGCCGTGACCATGAATGGAGAAATGGGTGTCATTGTCAGAATGGAGCAGACACATCCGAACGGATGGAGTGAGGATATTCGCCCCGAATTGACCAGTCCTGTAGATGCAGTCCTGTACGAACTGCATGTCCGTGATTTCTCCATTCATCCTTCGTCGGGAATAACGAATAAAGGCAAGTACTTGGCTTTTACCGAGACGGGTCTGCTTGATTCGAGGGGCAACACATTGGGAATCGATCATTTGGTTGAACTCGGGATTACCCATTTGCATCTGCTACCCGTATTTGATTTTGCGACGGTGGATGAATCCAGAGTAGATGGTGATACGACGGATGCCTCCAACTATAACTGGGGATATGATCCGCTCCATTATAATGTCCCGGAAGGTTCCTATGCATCACGTGCAGACGACCCGGAGACACGAATTCGTGAATTCAAATCCATGGTGCTTGCCCTTCATAACAAGGGAATAGGTGTCATTATGGATGTGGTATATAATCATACGTTTGATACGGCAGGCAGCTCTTTTGAAAAACTGGTACCAGGGTACTACTATCGTCAAAACGCCGATGGGACCTATAGCAATGGTTCAGGTACAGGCAATGAGGTGGCTACTGAACGCGCCATGGTTCGCAAGTTTATCATCGACTCGGTCCGTTACTGGGCAGAGGAGTACCATGTGGACGGTTTTCGCTTTGATCTGATGGGCCTGATCGACACTACTACGATGAAACAGCTTGCAGCGGAATTGCATACTGAAGTGTCACCTTCCATATTGTTATATGGTGAACCATGGGGCGCACTGGATTCGCCACTTGGGGATGATATGACCCTAAAAGGAACGCAACGCGGGGCGGGTTTTGCTGTATTTAACGATAATTTCCGCGGAGTGATCAAGGGAGACAGCGATGGCATGGGTACGGGATTTGCGACGGGGGCGGACGGGAAAGAAGACGAATTGTGGACTGGCGTCCGGGGAGCCGTTCAGGACTTTACGGATGGTCCATCCGAGACGATCAACTATGTAACGGTGCACGATAATCTCAATCTGTGGGACAAAGTCGCACGTACACAAGGACTCCACGATACATTGAATTTCCTCACCTATGACGATGATGGACGTATTCGAGGTTGCGAAAGTGTGGAAGAGGCTGTAGGGAAGGCTAAGCCTTACCTGCAGATTGATCCGGAACACATTCTGGGGAATGAGACCGTTAGGCGTTGTCTGCTTGCCAATAGTATTGTTCTTACCTCCCAGGGTGTTCCCCTGATCGCGGCTGGAGATGAGCTGCTTCGCAGCAAATATGGGGATGCCAACAGCCACCAAAGTGGAGACGCAGTCAATGCCATTCATTGGGAGCAAAAACAGCTGTTCAAGCCGGTATTTGACTATTATCGTGGGCTGATTCTTCTTCGGCGAGAGCACCCAGTATTTCGGTTTCGTACACGGGAAGAGATTGAGAAGCATGTTCGTCTAATCGAAAAAGGTAATGGGCTGCTGGCGTATGAACTGAACGGTACAGCAGCCAAAGATTCGTGGGATCGCATTGTTGTGATCTATAACGCGGCAAAGGAAAACCGTGACATCCTTATTCCCACAGGGACATGGAATGTGATTGTAGAGAAAGGACAAGCAGGCGTTGATACGATATGCACCGTACAGGACGGACAGGTACATGTGAGTGCACTATCCATAACGGTGATGTATTCCAATTCCTGA
- a CDS encoding 50S ribosomal protein L25 produces MKSNGKMAQLTATPRTEKKGAALRLLRQGGRVPAVVYGPGLEGASIHVDEKEMLKVARTGRSEMFNLNVEGGKTIPVLIKDQQERNGRLLHVDFLQISKNKPISVSVSIDFQGTAAGSKAGGVFQTQETQLEVEGLPADLPTSIEVDVSGLDIGDRLTAADIKLDKGLTLVTSPDSIIASVMPPQAAEEEPTASAEDAEPATEEKAAEE; encoded by the coding sequence ATGAAATCCAACGGAAAAATGGCTCAACTTACAGCAACGCCAAGAACGGAAAAGAAAGGTGCAGCACTGCGCTTGTTAAGACAAGGCGGACGAGTTCCTGCAGTCGTTTACGGCCCAGGACTTGAAGGTGCTTCAATACATGTAGATGAAAAAGAGATGCTGAAAGTGGCACGCACAGGCCGCTCCGAAATGTTCAACCTGAATGTTGAGGGTGGTAAAACGATTCCCGTACTGATCAAAGATCAGCAGGAGCGTAATGGACGTTTGCTGCATGTAGACTTCCTGCAAATTTCCAAGAACAAGCCGATCAGCGTAAGTGTATCGATCGACTTCCAGGGTACAGCGGCTGGCTCAAAAGCTGGCGGTGTATTCCAGACACAGGAGACACAGTTGGAAGTAGAAGGATTGCCTGCGGATCTGCCAACGTCCATTGAAGTTGATGTTAGCGGATTGGATATTGGTGATCGCTTGACTGCTGCGGATATCAAACTGGATAAAGGTTTGACACTCGTAACATCACCTGATTCGATCATCGCGTCCGTCATGCCGCCACAAGCGGCTGAGGAAGAGCCAACGGCTTCTGCTGAGGATGCTGAACCAGCAACTGAAGAAAAAGCTGCAGAAGAATAA
- the pulA gene encoding type I pullulanase yields the protein MPEWTSFRYEGNDLGLTYTRAASTFKLWAPTAQQVDILIFEDEGHYNEEGKVQDHKGGREHSLTRDADGIWTLELSGDWAGHYYMYRIIHDAQRIEVVVDPYARAVTANGQRTAIIDPETTNPVDWDLDVKPAFLRPVDAVLYELHVRDFSSDPHADIPYKGKYLAFTASGLTDQVGNSIGVDHLAELGVTHVHLLPVADYQTVNELATADVGSNVRAPYNWGYDPQHYNVPEGSYATDPRDPAVRIRELKLLVQSLHRQGIRVVLDVVYNHTYSVEEGPFERIVPGYYYRYREDGTLSDGSGVGNELATERPMVQKYILDSLRYWAEEYHVDGFRFDLMALIDTETMNELTRELREQIDPAFLIYGEPWTGGDSPLDRKTLKGTQRGQGFAVFNDHFRSAIKGDSDGSGRGFVTGAGGQEYEILRGLAGALDDFTSSPVEVVNYVTAHDNLNLWDKIATTMNLRHELGFPVWKDGQPVGGGSAESAVKAADPYRYVDADDVLDHEMVRRSLLSSGILLTSQGIPFLHSGDEMLRSKAGDHNSYRSGDAVNAITWANKSRFRPVFDYYCGLIHLRRTHPAFRMIDAEQVRNHLRVIRADGNVVAFILQDGANQDTWNQIMVIYNGTEHEQHVDLGEGDWHVVVNDHQAGTDLIETVRGTVQIERWSLMVLYDTERAGGAEPSTVEISFPRQVYSPKETTQLRAIVRDSIGNVVEKAPVTWTSSDPDIIQIQPDGTIHALEKGEASITVHCGDITASCMLQVDYRHAERIEIVGEPVMYMTRISRFRALVLDQFGQPLQDSNVRWSSSHPELAAVSAAGIVRAMTPGVTHIIAEAGGIRATLAVTIHRQISRTVTLRYEREDQHYEGWDVWVWGTGMEDGAVQLERVGNAAEARFRVAPGLHHLGLIIRLNEWEAKDTCGDRYVDIVPEDGDVHIIVRSGSDEMQIIRESEKTEDRDSA from the coding sequence ATGCCGGAATGGACTTCTTTTCGTTACGAAGGCAACGATCTTGGCTTAACATATACTCGTGCTGCAAGTACTTTTAAATTGTGGGCACCTACGGCACAACAGGTTGATATATTGATTTTTGAAGATGAAGGGCATTACAACGAGGAAGGTAAGGTGCAAGATCATAAGGGTGGAAGGGAACATTCCTTGACACGTGATGCGGACGGAATATGGACTTTAGAGCTTTCAGGCGATTGGGCAGGACATTATTATATGTACCGAATTATCCATGATGCTCAGCGGATTGAAGTCGTTGTTGATCCTTACGCCAGAGCGGTAACGGCTAATGGGCAACGAACGGCTATTATAGATCCTGAGACCACCAATCCGGTCGATTGGGACCTGGATGTCAAACCTGCTTTTCTGCGTCCTGTCGATGCCGTGTTATATGAGTTGCATGTCCGTGATTTCTCCTCTGACCCACATGCAGATATTCCGTATAAGGGAAAATATCTGGCATTCACAGCATCCGGTCTGACGGATCAAGTAGGCAATAGCATTGGCGTAGACCATCTTGCCGAACTGGGAGTCACTCATGTACATCTTCTGCCTGTGGCGGATTATCAGACGGTGAATGAACTCGCTACAGCGGATGTTGGTTCGAATGTCAGAGCACCATACAACTGGGGATATGATCCGCAACATTATAACGTTCCCGAAGGTTCCTACGCTACCGATCCTCGTGATCCGGCAGTTCGAATTCGGGAACTCAAATTACTCGTACAATCGCTGCACAGACAAGGCATTCGTGTTGTACTTGATGTTGTCTATAATCATACGTACAGCGTGGAAGAAGGACCTTTTGAACGGATTGTACCAGGCTATTATTACCGTTATCGGGAGGATGGCACCCTCAGTGATGGTTCCGGTGTAGGCAATGAATTGGCGACAGAGCGTCCAATGGTGCAAAAATATATTCTGGATTCTCTCCGATATTGGGCAGAAGAATATCATGTGGACGGATTTCGATTTGACCTTATGGCCCTGATCGATACGGAAACGATGAACGAATTGACACGCGAATTGCGGGAGCAGATCGATCCGGCATTTCTGATCTATGGGGAACCTTGGACGGGTGGAGATTCACCTTTGGACCGCAAAACATTAAAAGGAACCCAGCGTGGTCAGGGATTTGCAGTATTTAATGATCATTTTCGCAGCGCAATCAAGGGGGATAGTGATGGAAGTGGCAGAGGGTTTGTCACGGGTGCCGGAGGACAGGAATATGAGATTCTCAGAGGATTGGCAGGAGCACTGGATGATTTCACCTCTTCACCTGTGGAGGTTGTCAATTATGTAACTGCCCATGACAATCTCAATCTGTGGGATAAAATTGCGACAACCATGAATCTAAGACATGAATTAGGATTTCCCGTATGGAAGGACGGACAGCCCGTGGGTGGTGGGAGTGCTGAGTCCGCTGTAAAAGCAGCAGATCCTTATCGGTATGTGGATGCAGATGATGTTTTGGATCATGAGATGGTTCGTCGCTCGTTACTGTCTTCCGGCATTCTGCTTACTTCTCAAGGAATTCCGTTTCTGCATTCAGGGGATGAGATGCTCAGATCCAAAGCCGGTGACCATAACAGTTATCGGAGCGGGGATGCGGTGAACGCCATCACATGGGCCAACAAATCACGCTTCAGACCGGTGTTCGACTACTATTGTGGTCTTATTCATCTGCGTCGCACACATCCCGCTTTTCGCATGATTGATGCTGAACAGGTACGAAATCACCTTCGTGTAATTCGTGCGGATGGCAATGTAGTTGCCTTTATACTTCAGGATGGTGCGAATCAGGACACCTGGAATCAGATTATGGTCATTTATAACGGAACGGAACATGAGCAGCATGTGGACCTGGGGGAAGGGGACTGGCATGTCGTAGTCAATGATCATCAGGCAGGTACAGATCTGATCGAGACGGTTCGTGGTACTGTGCAGATAGAACGATGGTCATTAATGGTACTGTATGACACAGAGCGTGCTGGAGGCGCTGAGCCGTCAACAGTGGAGATTAGTTTTCCTCGCCAGGTATATAGTCCGAAGGAGACCACTCAACTGCGAGCGATCGTACGGGACAGCATTGGCAATGTGGTAGAAAAAGCTCCGGTTACCTGGACTTCTTCTGATCCGGATATTATTCAGATCCAGCCTGATGGAACAATCCATGCACTGGAAAAAGGGGAAGCTTCGATTACAGTCCACTGTGGGGACATAACGGCAAGCTGTATGTTACAAGTGGATTATCGTCATGCTGAACGAATCGAAATTGTGGGCGAACCAGTCATGTACATGACTCGAATCAGTCGCTTCCGTGCCTTGGTCCTTGATCAATTTGGTCAGCCGCTTCAGGATTCGAATGTACGGTGGAGCTCTTCTCATCCAGAACTTGCAGCGGTGAGTGCAGCAGGGATCGTACGTGCGATGACACCTGGAGTAACCCATATTATTGCTGAAGCTGGAGGAATTCGGGCAACTCTTGCCGTGACGATTCATAGACAGATTTCGCGAACTGTCACGCTTCGATACGAACGGGAAGACCAGCATTATGAAGGTTGGGATGTCTGGGTGTGGGGCACCGGTATGGAGGACGGAGCAGTACAGCTGGAACGAGTCGGAAATGCCGCTGAAGCCCGCTTCCGCGTTGCTCCGGGTCTGCATCATCTGGGATTGATCATTCGATTGAACGAATGGGAAGCTAAAGATACGTGCGGAGACCGTTACGTGGACATTGTACCTGAAGATGGGGATGTGCACATTATTGTCCGTAGCGGATCAGACGAGATGCAGATCATCCGCGAAAGCGAAAAAACGGAGGATCGTGATAGCGCATAG